A genomic region of Paenibacillus sp. PL2-23 contains the following coding sequences:
- the fosB gene encoding metallothiol transferase FosB, whose protein sequence is MNIQAINHLCFSVSNLEKSILFYQNVFNAQLKVKGKKLAYFDLNGIWIALNEEDIAGRQSSPRTYTHIAFTISEAEFEQMFERLEALQVEIFSGRPRHEKDKKSIYFVDPDGHMFELHTGTLADRLEYFRSEMEHMTFYQES, encoded by the coding sequence ATGAACATTCAAGCAATCAATCATTTATGTTTTTCGGTATCTAACTTGGAGAAATCGATCTTATTCTACCAGAATGTATTCAACGCACAATTGAAGGTGAAGGGGAAGAAGCTGGCGTACTTCGATTTGAACGGGATTTGGATCGCTCTCAATGAAGAAGACATTGCAGGCAGACAGTCCTCTCCGCGCACTTACACACATATCGCGTTTACCATCTCAGAGGCGGAGTTCGAGCAGATGTTCGAGCGGCTTGAAGCGCTTCAGGTCGAAATCTTTTCGGGCAGGCCGCGTCATGAGAAGGACAAGAAGTCCATTTATTTCGTGGACCCTGACGGGCATATGTTCGAGCTGCATACCGGCACGCTGGCGGATCGTCTGGAGTACTTCAGGTCGGAGATGGAGCATATGACCTTCTATCAGGAGTCCTAG
- a CDS encoding NUDIX domain-containing protein: protein MDFVREIYERDLGLSGRDAGSRRHGNQVWLGRSVRGVIFDAQGQVALIPNGDGPIGSLLGGGIEGQETLDAALSRVAMGQLGAPIRVLNEVGLVVEYQDEHELVQFTYAYTAELKMPQLTEEANASGLKVGWLSLREAIDVLQRNRPDSYAAKFQQERDLSILMSLRK from the coding sequence ATGGATTTTGTACGAGAAATCTATGAGCGGGATTTGGGGCTGAGCGGACGAGATGCCGGTTCTCGCAGACATGGCAACCAGGTTTGGCTAGGTCGGTCTGTTAGAGGCGTCATATTCGATGCCCAGGGTCAGGTAGCGCTCATCCCTAACGGTGATGGCCCTATTGGCAGCTTGCTGGGCGGCGGAATAGAGGGTCAGGAGACGCTGGACGCGGCTTTGAGCAGAGTGGCTATGGGGCAGCTTGGGGCTCCGATCCGGGTCCTGAACGAAGTCGGGCTTGTTGTGGAATACCAGGACGAGCATGAGCTTGTGCAATTCACGTATGCGTATACCGCTGAACTTAAGATGCCTCAGCTGACAGAGGAAGCGAATGCGAGCGGATTGAAGGTGGGCTGGCTGTCGCTTCGAGAGGCCATTGACGTCTTGCAACGTAATCGACCGGACAGCTACGCCGCCAAATTCCAACAGGAACGCGACCTCAGCATTCTGATGTCACTGAGAAAGTAA
- the hisA gene encoding phosphoribosylformimino-5-aminoimidazole carboxamide ribotide isomerase, which translates to MKFRPCIDLHDGKVKQIVGETLNETIVENFVSTYDSAHYAELFKRDKLTGGHVIMLGPGNEEAAKQALRHYPGGLQIGGGIKAENASAYLEHGGSHVIVTSYIFRDGQLDTSNLERILSEVGKERLVIDLSCKQKDGKWFVVTNQWKQFSDFEVNEANIRALEGCCDEFLIHAVDVEGKQSGIQESLVVDLAEWVTIPTTYAGGARSIADMERFVALSRGKLDLTIGSALDIFGGKLPYEEVVRYSREQGEA; encoded by the coding sequence GTGAAATTCAGACCCTGTATTGACCTGCACGACGGCAAAGTGAAGCAAATTGTAGGAGAGACGTTAAACGAGACGATTGTCGAAAATTTTGTATCTACCTATGATTCCGCCCATTATGCGGAATTGTTCAAGCGGGACAAGCTCACGGGCGGACACGTCATCATGCTTGGACCTGGCAATGAGGAGGCGGCAAAGCAGGCGCTTCGTCACTATCCCGGCGGACTCCAGATTGGAGGAGGCATTAAGGCTGAGAACGCCTCGGCTTATTTGGAGCACGGGGGCTCTCACGTCATCGTAACCTCTTATATTTTCCGAGACGGTCAGCTGGACACTTCCAATTTGGAGCGAATACTCTCCGAGGTGGGCAAGGAACGGCTTGTTATTGATTTGAGCTGCAAGCAGAAGGACGGCAAATGGTTTGTTGTCACCAATCAATGGAAGCAATTCAGCGATTTCGAGGTGAACGAAGCTAATATCCGGGCGCTGGAAGGCTGCTGCGACGAATTTCTGATTCACGCGGTGGATGTAGAAGGGAAGCAGAGCGGCATTCAGGAATCGCTGGTTGTCGATCTGGCAGAGTGGGTCACCATACCGACCACCTACGCAGGCGGCGCCCGATCCATTGCCGATATGGAACGATTTGTAGCCTTGTCGAGAGGCAAGCTGGATCTCACGATCGGCAGTGCGCTTGATATATTCGGCGGGAAGCTGCCCTACGAGGAAGTTGTGCGTTACAGCCGTGAGCAAGGAGAAGCATAG
- a CDS encoding sigma factor, translating to MAIFQQKIADLRACEPLVYTLCLKLLGDESEACDMAKRILVELFQDREFWMKTEGEREAYITRICVRHSLYHYRYGAREEEASVCVS from the coding sequence ATGGCTATATTTCAACAAAAAATAGCGGACCTCAGAGCCTGCGAGCCTCTTGTATATACGCTTTGCCTCAAGCTGCTGGGTGATGAGTCCGAAGCGTGCGACATGGCCAAGCGTATATTGGTGGAGCTGTTCCAAGACCGGGAGTTTTGGATGAAGACCGAGGGTGAGAGGGAAGCTTATATAACCAGAATATGCGTTAGACACAGCTTGTATCACTATAGGTACGGGGCGCGTGAAGAGGAAGCGTCCGTCTGCGTGTCCTAA
- a CDS encoding serine hydrolase domain-containing protein, giving the protein MLLKQRMEEIARQNKIRSYLVYRDGRLQDQWHEGGKDIAGPLYSCTKSVLSTLIGIAVSRGDIGSIQQPIVDFLEAGGGEGDSDSLRQITIEHLLTMTPGFDWPDFDKPYKAFRSAEDPIAFTLGRPFIHTPGQAFTYNSGGSHLLSAILTKATGQSALQYATERLFEPLGFRAAKWTEKLGVSEGGTGLSLYGQDLAKLGILYLQQGRWEDKELLPEEWIIAATSLRHRALTHYEPPIYGGYGFHWWVSPQEHNGCADCYFAFGHGGQYLMNIPDLRLTIVVRKRITKRNDAIHSRAFIFEQLVPAFS; this is encoded by the coding sequence ATGCTGTTGAAGCAGAGAATGGAAGAGATAGCGCGGCAAAATAAAATAAGAAGCTATCTGGTGTATCGCGACGGGCGGCTGCAGGACCAATGGCATGAAGGCGGCAAGGACATAGCTGGACCTCTCTACTCCTGTACCAAAAGCGTGCTGTCTACGCTGATCGGTATTGCGGTGAGCCGGGGAGATATAGGGAGCATCCAGCAGCCGATTGTTGATTTCTTGGAAGCTGGCGGGGGAGAGGGCGATAGCGATTCGCTGCGTCAAATTACAATTGAGCATCTGCTGACTATGACGCCGGGCTTCGATTGGCCGGACTTCGATAAGCCTTACAAGGCGTTTCGCAGCGCAGAGGACCCCATTGCCTTCACGTTGGGGCGACCGTTTATTCATACCCCGGGGCAGGCGTTTACATACAATTCCGGCGGCTCGCATCTGCTGTCGGCTATTCTGACGAAGGCAACTGGACAGTCAGCGCTGCAATACGCGACCGAGCGCCTGTTCGAGCCGCTTGGTTTTCGTGCTGCCAAATGGACGGAGAAGCTCGGCGTAAGCGAGGGCGGCACCGGGCTGTCGCTGTACGGCCAGGACCTGGCCAAGCTCGGCATCCTCTATTTACAGCAGGGACGCTGGGAGGACAAGGAGCTGCTGCCTGAGGAATGGATTATCGCTGCCACGTCGCTCAGGCATCGCGCGTTAACGCATTACGAGCCGCCGATTTACGGTGGTTACGGCTTCCATTGGTGGGTATCGCCGCAGGAGCACAATGGCTGCGCGGACTGTTACTTTGCCTTCGGCCATGGCGGTCAATACCTGATGAATATTCCAGACCTGCGCCTTACGATCGTCGTTCGCAAACGGATTACGAAACGGAACGATGCGATCCACTCTCGCGCCTTCATCTTCGAGCAGCTGGTCCCCGCATTCTCCTGA
- a CDS encoding stalk domain-containing protein: MLSQLGKLCMASVIAAAAFSWSAPGMTHAAITQKLDKGLEDEIREELGLQTTEAVTEDEINILTQLTINEGQHINSLHGLEEAYFLSSVLIFDAHQKLDLTALAQVDSLSLLVIDREALSKEGQYVVDQLENKGVAIVDLDPSEFEDNDAIEVYIDGELAEFQIEPVIISGSTMVQFRPLFEQFGLDVGWDQATRTVTGTKEKLEIELVIDSKTASVSGQAITLPTAPKIISGNTMVPLRFIGEATGRRVKWDGETRTVYIDSTVASYNLGYLYANDTEYFGEEQNGVPHGKGRLLHKGKLFYEGDFKLGVIEGSGIMYDVEDSSSYYEGQFLNNRFHGQGKTIYSDGSYYEGPFINGMREGNGRLLNADHSLNYIGMFSLDALNGKGTYHFDSTSYYVGAFEDGALEGTGKLYTNGKLQFDGIWHDSYRAIGREYYDGKLGYQGYFYDNVQHGQGTVYSTQTGKKYYRGGIKDGLITGVGVIYLDNGDRYIGEVYNNLFDGYGFIKDPDGKIFNLGYWENDEYIGEDPPPVTEESTIKSLSRAAQFQYIDGYYDNDYDLTSKEAMFIIQLPTKELLELFQGLSKDNKAKFINSFVQARWGHVLGVDNCYVYVMHTEDIYAKATLTYDMADNAVQVTEYPFGNGTIKK, from the coding sequence TTGTTAAGTCAACTAGGCAAGCTATGTATGGCAAGCGTAATCGCAGCAGCCGCGTTTTCTTGGAGCGCTCCTGGCATGACGCATGCGGCGATTACTCAGAAGCTCGACAAGGGGCTGGAGGACGAAATTCGGGAAGAGCTGGGACTTCAGACGACGGAGGCTGTTACGGAGGATGAGATTAACATTCTGACACAGCTAACGATTAATGAAGGCCAGCATATTAACAGCTTGCATGGTCTTGAGGAAGCTTATTTTCTAAGCAGCGTCCTTATCTTCGACGCTCATCAGAAGCTCGACCTGACAGCCCTTGCCCAAGTGGACAGTCTGAGTCTGCTTGTCATCGATCGCGAAGCATTAAGCAAGGAAGGGCAATATGTCGTAGATCAGCTGGAGAACAAAGGTGTGGCAATCGTAGATCTTGACCCTTCCGAATTCGAAGACAATGACGCGATTGAGGTGTATATTGACGGTGAGCTGGCAGAATTCCAGATTGAACCCGTTATTATAAGCGGCTCGACGATGGTCCAGTTCCGCCCGCTCTTCGAGCAATTTGGCCTGGACGTCGGCTGGGACCAAGCAACACGCACCGTAACAGGCACGAAGGAGAAGCTGGAAATCGAGCTGGTGATCGACAGCAAGACCGCATCCGTCAGCGGGCAAGCCATTACGCTCCCGACAGCTCCTAAGATTATTTCCGGCAATACAATGGTGCCCCTCCGATTCATCGGAGAAGCAACAGGGCGCCGCGTGAAGTGGGATGGCGAGACGCGAACGGTATATATCGACAGCACGGTGGCCTCATACAATCTCGGCTATTTGTATGCCAATGACACGGAGTATTTCGGAGAGGAACAGAATGGTGTGCCTCACGGCAAAGGACGGTTGCTGCATAAGGGCAAGCTGTTCTACGAGGGCGACTTCAAGCTCGGTGTAATCGAAGGCAGCGGCATTATGTACGATGTGGAGGATAGCAGCTCCTATTACGAAGGCCAATTTCTGAACAATCGGTTCCATGGCCAAGGCAAGACGATATATAGCGACGGCTCATATTATGAAGGTCCTTTCATTAATGGTATGCGCGAAGGGAACGGAAGGCTTCTGAATGCCGACCACTCCCTGAATTATATCGGCATGTTCAGCCTGGACGCATTGAATGGCAAAGGCACATATCACTTTGACTCTACATCGTATTATGTTGGTGCGTTCGAGGATGGCGCCTTGGAAGGCACAGGCAAGCTGTATACCAATGGCAAGCTTCAATTCGATGGCATCTGGCATGACAGCTACCGGGCAATCGGCAGGGAATATTATGATGGCAAGCTCGGGTATCAGGGCTATTTTTACGATAATGTACAGCATGGCCAGGGCACCGTCTACTCCACGCAAACCGGCAAAAAGTATTACAGGGGGGGAATCAAGGACGGTCTCATTACAGGTGTCGGCGTCATCTATCTGGATAATGGCGATCGTTATATCGGCGAGGTCTATAATAATTTGTTTGATGGCTACGGCTTCATCAAAGACCCTGACGGCAAGATCTTTAACCTGGGCTATTGGGAGAACGATGAGTATATCGGCGAGGACCCTCCTCCGGTTACGGAAGAGAGCACCATCAAGTCACTTTCCAGAGCGGCACAGTTCCAATATATCGACGGCTATTACGACAATGATTACGACTTAACCTCCAAGGAAGCTATGTTCATCATCCAGCTTCCGACCAAGGAGCTGCTGGAGCTCTTCCAGGGCTTGTCCAAGGACAACAAAGCCAAGTTCATCAACAGCTTCGTTCAGGCTCGCTGGGGGCATGTCCTTGGCGTAGACAACTGCTATGTATATGTCATGCACACAGAAGACATTTACGCTAAAGCGACCCTCACTTATGACATGGCAGACAACGCTGTTCAGGTAACGGAATACCCGTTCGGCAACGGCACGATCAAGAAATGA